From Micromonospora echinospora:
GTCCGATCCGCTGGCTCCAGATGGTGTACGAGCAGCTCACCGAGCCGCTGCCGGCGATCTGCGCCAACGGCGCGGTGGTGTACGACCCGGTCACCGACCAGGTGCTGCGGGCCGACCCGCTCGCCCCGGAACTGCTGGCGGAGGTGGCCCGGCGGCTGCGCGCCGAGGTGCCCGGGGTGAGCCTCGCGGTGGAGATCGTGGACAGCCGGCAGATGCGGCACGAGGCGCACTACCCGCTGCGCTGGGACGCCGACCTCGACGCGATCCGGGCAGTCGAGTCGCCCGAGGAGCTGCTCGCCGTGCCCGCTGTGAAGCTGCTGGCGCGAGCCGGTGAGCAGGACCCGGACGTGTTCGTACAGGTGGTGGCGGGCGCGCTGGAAGGGCTGGCCGAGGCGACCCACTCGTCGTACAGCGGGCTGATCGAGATCTCGGCGGCCGGCGTGACGAAGGCGGCCGGGCTGGCCTGGTACGCGGAGCGGCTGGGCGTCGACGAGCGGGACGTGCTGGCCTTCGGCGACATGCCCAACGACGTGCCGATGCTGGCCTGGGCCGGACGCGCGGTGGCAGTCGCCAACGCCCACCCGGCGGTGCGGGAAATCGCTCACGAGGTCACCGGGCCGAACACCGAGGACGGTGTGGCGGCGTACCTGGAGAAGGTCTTCGGGGTGGACTGACCGACCGGCCGGGGCGCTCGACGCGCCCCGGCCGGTGGGTCACAGGTACTGGCCGGGCGCGTGGCCCTCGCCACCGGCACCGGGGATCCCGGGCATGCC
This genomic window contains:
- a CDS encoding HAD family hydrolase, yielding MEDPPRLVASDIDGTLLRDDRTLSARTAAVLARINASGTPVVLVTGRPIRWLQMVYEQLTEPLPAICANGAVVYDPVTDQVLRADPLAPELLAEVARRLRAEVPGVSLAVEIVDSRQMRHEAHYPLRWDADLDAIRAVESPEELLAVPAVKLLARAGEQDPDVFVQVVAGALEGLAEATHSSYSGLIEISAAGVTKAAGLAWYAERLGVDERDVLAFGDMPNDVPMLAWAGRAVAVANAHPAVREIAHEVTGPNTEDGVAAYLEKVFGVD